The Pedobacter roseus genome contains a region encoding:
- a CDS encoding sensor histidine kinase — protein MFYQRFTFRLIFRLLIINLLGYLLFYLIKNTQLWFTIIGVALILLGTIISLYYYINQIRSDINRFILAVKTRDHTLNFTNKVTKGSFPELYESFSDILLVHKQIRLEQEAMFQLIKTILEQVPVGVIVVNNTAKERDEEIAFFNQAASNLLGVPAYKYWHRLKQHLPAFGTEIEQILTGGKRFLELKIQDKLIQLSTEVIPLNLYGKNYTIISFQNIKDEIEQKETEAWNRLIGVISHEILNSITPISSLSDTINKMVTDKKNLTEDEMDDLKTALQTIQRRSSGLLDFVKDYRLIAELPTPNLESHTIGEILKHIKVLMQPFAKVKNVVLDVEQTSSKITVQLDLKLVEQVLINLITNSIYAVENKEMPYINVNYRLENTKLYIDVTDNGKGIEAADLEKIFVPFYTTRKNGSGIGLTISRNIMKMHRGSIEVISTPESGTTFTLVFNYV, from the coding sequence ATGTTCTACCAACGCTTTACCTTCCGTTTAATATTCCGCCTGCTGATCATCAATCTGCTGGGCTACCTCCTGTTTTACCTCATCAAAAATACTCAGCTCTGGTTTACCATTATCGGTGTTGCATTGATTTTATTGGGGACCATTATTTCGCTTTACTATTACATCAATCAAATCCGGTCGGATATTAATCGTTTCATTTTAGCAGTAAAAACACGCGATCATACCTTAAATTTCACAAACAAAGTAACCAAAGGCAGTTTTCCTGAATTATATGAGTCGTTTAGTGACATTTTACTGGTGCATAAACAGATCAGGTTAGAACAGGAAGCCATGTTTCAGCTGATCAAAACCATTTTGGAACAGGTTCCGGTTGGTGTAATCGTGGTAAACAATACAGCAAAAGAGAGAGATGAGGAAATTGCCTTTTTCAACCAGGCTGCATCAAACCTTTTGGGTGTACCTGCTTATAAGTACTGGCATCGGTTAAAACAGCATCTCCCCGCATTTGGAACTGAAATAGAGCAGATTTTAACGGGCGGAAAGCGTTTTCTTGAACTAAAAATCCAGGATAAACTGATCCAGTTATCAACAGAAGTAATTCCCTTAAACCTTTACGGTAAGAATTATACCATCATCAGTTTCCAGAATATTAAAGATGAAATTGAGCAAAAAGAAACTGAAGCATGGAACAGGTTAATTGGCGTTATTTCGCACGAAATTTTAAATTCCATCACCCCTATCAGTTCACTATCAGATACGATCAATAAAATGGTAACCGATAAAAAGAATTTGACCGAGGATGAAATGGATGACCTTAAAACAGCTTTACAAACTATTCAAAGGCGTTCTTCGGGTTTATTGGATTTTGTTAAAGATTACCGCTTAATTGCCGAGCTGCCAACACCAAACCTCGAATCGCACACCATTGGCGAAATATTAAAGCACATTAAAGTTTTAATGCAGCCATTTGCCAAGGTTAAAAATGTGGTGCTGGATGTAGAACAGACTTCATCAAAAATAACTGTACAGCTTGACCTGAAATTAGTAGAGCAAGTACTGATCAACCTCATCACCAATAGCATTTATGCAGTCGAAAATAAGGAAATGCCCTATATCAATGTAAATTACCGTTTAGAAAACACCAAACTTTATATCGATGTTACCGATAACGGAAAAGGAATCGAGGCGGCAGATTTAGAGAAAATTTTCGTTCCGTTTTACACCACCAGGAAAAATGGATCGGGCATTGGATTAACGATAAGCCGCAATATTATGAAGATGCATAGGGGCAGTATCGAAGTAATTTCTACTCCTGAAAGTGGTACTACTTTTACATTGGTATTTAACTACGTTTAA
- a CDS encoding sigma-54-dependent transcriptional regulator produces the protein MLDATVLIIDDDDDILLSARLFLKQQVKQVITCKSPKEINVLLSKNEVDIILLDMNYQKGASDGREGLYWLEHILSIDKDYVVILMTAFGNVELAVKAIKKGATDFILKPWENEKLFATISAASKLRESTRKVKKLEKIHSSLQKDLTRGFENIVGQADGIKHLQATLIKVAPTDANVLILGENGTGKQVFAYEIHGNSQRKNQVFMHVDLGSLNENLFESELFGYAKGAFTDAKEDKPGRFELADGGTIFLDEIGNLTLPLQAKLLSVLQNRTVTRLGESKERKVNVRLITATNMPLNEMVAKNTFRQDLLFRINTVELLLPPLRKRGTDILLLANHFMQVFSSKYHKEIRKLSHKAEDVLLNYKWPGNVRELQHVLERAVIMSDGNEISEDDLQLSPQRFAQNNTMPDEMALEDMEKMMVQKAIDKHKGNISKAAAELGLTRAALYRRIEKFGI, from the coding sequence ATGTTAGACGCCACAGTTTTAATTATCGACGACGATGACGATATCCTGCTTAGTGCCCGTTTGTTTCTAAAACAGCAGGTTAAGCAGGTAATTACCTGTAAATCGCCTAAAGAGATCAATGTTTTACTGAGTAAAAATGAAGTAGATATCATCCTGCTTGATATGAACTATCAAAAAGGTGCAAGCGACGGTCGTGAGGGATTATATTGGCTCGAACACATTTTATCCATTGATAAAGATTATGTGGTAATCTTAATGACTGCCTTTGGAAACGTAGAACTGGCGGTTAAAGCGATAAAAAAGGGAGCCACCGATTTTATTTTAAAGCCATGGGAAAATGAAAAGCTTTTCGCTACCATTTCTGCCGCCTCAAAACTCCGCGAATCGACCAGAAAAGTTAAAAAGCTCGAAAAAATACATTCTTCCTTACAAAAGGATCTTACGCGTGGTTTTGAGAATATTGTAGGTCAGGCTGATGGCATAAAACACTTACAGGCCACTTTGATTAAAGTTGCACCTACAGATGCAAATGTGTTAATTTTAGGCGAAAATGGCACCGGAAAACAGGTTTTTGCTTATGAAATCCACGGAAACTCACAGCGCAAAAACCAGGTTTTCATGCATGTTGATTTAGGTTCATTAAACGAGAATTTATTTGAAAGTGAGCTTTTCGGCTATGCCAAAGGCGCTTTTACCGATGCAAAAGAGGATAAACCCGGACGTTTCGAACTGGCAGATGGTGGAACAATTTTTTTAGATGAGATTGGAAATTTAACGCTCCCACTTCAGGCCAAATTATTAAGCGTTTTACAGAACCGTACAGTTACCCGTTTGGGCGAAAGCAAAGAACGTAAGGTAAATGTTCGCTTAATCACTGCCACCAACATGCCACTAAATGAAATGGTAGCAAAAAATACGTTTCGGCAGGATTTACTTTTCCGCATCAATACTGTGGAACTCCTGCTACCACCATTACGCAAACGCGGAACCGATATTTTATTGCTTGCGAATCATTTTATGCAGGTTTTCAGTTCAAAATACCACAAAGAAATCCGTAAATTAAGTCATAAAGCAGAGGATGTGCTTTTAAATTATAAATGGCCCGGCAACGTGCGCGAGTTGCAACATGTTTTAGAACGTGCAGTGATTATGAGCGATGGAAACGAAATTTCGGAAGATGATTTACAGTTGAGTCCGCAGCGTTTTGCACAGAACAATACAATGCCCGACGAAATGGCGCTCGAGGATATGGAGAAAATGATGGTGCAAAAAGCCATCGATAAGCACAAAGGAAACATATCAAAAGCCGCCGCCGAACTGGGTTTAACCCGCGCTGCACTTTACAGAAGAATCGAAAAATTTGGAATCTGA